Within the Verrucomicrobiota bacterium genome, the region GCCGCACCGCTCCTTGAGCACAGTGCGATACCAGCCGGGCTTGTTCGCCGCCGCGATCTTGGCCGAAAGCTCGCCGTAGGTCCGCTCACTGATGTCGTCGATGCCGAACAGCTCTCTGGCTGAGATCAACAGCGAGCGCGCGTAGCCTGTCCGCCGCATGCGCGCCCAGTACGGTGCGACCGCCGCCCACCGCTCGTCGAGCGCCACCTTCGAGTCGTGCAGCCATCGGATCTTGTCCTGCGGGAAACCGGCCGAGACGAGGTCGGCCAACGCGTAGTGCGCAAAGAACTCCGTGAACAGATCAATGGATCGGGCGTTCCGCTCAGCCTCGGGAGGCAGGTGCTCATGCGTGTCGATGAGGCGAACCGCGTCCACTGCGGCCTGAATCCGCTGCAAGAGCTGCTTCGATTCTCCCATGGTCATTCGCCTCGCTGTCTCGTGCCGCGGTCCGTATACCACAAGGGTGGCGAAATGGGAACGAGGCATGGACGACATGGGTCTACACAGCCCCGCTCGCCACGGGGCCGAGGGCCACCCGCCCCACGCCTGCTGTCGATGCGTGCGGCCACGTTGTAGGGCGGACCTCCCGGCCCCCGCCGGAATCTGTGCTGAGCCGTGTAATCTGTGGTAACCCTTCTCTGCCCCATCTTGCCTCGCGCGGCGGGGTGCGCTATCGTGTGCCCACCATGTGGATCTCGCGCCGAGACGTTGGGTGGATCGTCGCGACGATGGCGATGGCCTTCGCCGTGGTCGCCGTCGCGTTGGCGACCCCGTGGCCGGTGCCGGTCTTCGCCGTCATCATGGCATGTTGGATCGCCATGCTGACCGTGCGCCTCAACCGCAGGCACGGCACGCGGGACCGGGACAAAGAGGGACTCGAATGAAGATTGCGCTTGTGCAGATCAACACCACCGTGGGCGCGCTGCAGGACAACGTGCGCGCCATCCGCGAGGGGGCCGCGCGGGCCAAGGCGCTCGGTGCCGGGCTGGCCGTCTTCCACGAGCTGACTATCACCGGCTATCCCCCAAAAGACCTGCTGGAAAAGCGCTGGTTTGTCGACGGCAACCTCGCCGCGCTCGATGAGCTTGCCGCTTCCTCAGTCGAGATCCCGATGGTCGTCGGCTACGTGGACCGCAACCCGTCCAACGAAGGCAAGCGGCTTCTCAACGGCGCCGCGCTGCTCGCCGGCGGGCGCATCGTCTCGCGCCACCACAAGTCGCTGCTGCCGACGTACGACGTGTTCGACGAGGGGCGCTACTTCGAACCGGCGCCCGCGATCACCCCCGCCGTGCTCGACGGCCACGCGCTCGGCATCGCGATCTGCGAGGATATCTGGAACGACAAGGACTTCTTCAACACGGCGCTCTATCACGACGACCCGCCCAAACAGCTCGTGGGCGCCGGCGCCGAGGTGATCGTCAGCCTCAACGCCTCGCCCTTCTCGATCGGCAAGCGCGCGCTTAAGCTCGACATGCTCCGCGCAATCGCCACCAAGTACGGGCGCCCCGTCGTCTATGTCAACCAGGTCGGCGGCAACGACGACCTCATCTTCGACGGCGCGAGCTTCGTCATGGACGCGCAAGGCAGGATCGTGGCCCAGGCCAAGGAGTTCGACGAGGATATCGTGCTCTTCGACACGGACACCGGCATGGGCGATGTCCATGAGACCGAATCCGAGGATCTGCCGCGCGTGCTCAGCGCGCTCGCCCTCGGCGTGCGCGACTATATCACCAAGTGCGCCTTTACCGACGTGGTCATCGGCCTGAGCGGCGGGATCGACTCGGCGCTCACAGCCGCCATCGCGGTCGAGGCTCTCGGCCCGGCGCACGTCCACGGCGTGAGC harbors:
- a CDS encoding NAD+ synthase gives rise to the protein MKIALVQINTTVGALQDNVRAIREGAARAKALGAGLAVFHELTITGYPPKDLLEKRWFVDGNLAALDELAASSVEIPMVVGYVDRNPSNEGKRLLNGAALLAGGRIVSRHHKSLLPTYDVFDEGRYFEPAPAITPAVLDGHALGIAICEDIWNDKDFFNTALYHDDPPKQLVGAGAEVIVSLNASPFSIGKRALKLDMLRAIATKYGRPVVYVNQVGGNDDLIFDGASFVMDAQGRIVAQAKEFDEDIVLFDTDTGMGDVHETESEDLPRVLSALALGVRDYITKCAFTDVVIGLSGGIDSALTAAIAVEALGPAHVHGVSMPSEHSSRHSIDDAVALARNLGIDCKEIPIKPIMAAFLETFADEFRGLPNDITEENLQARIRGSILMALSNKHGWLVLNTGNKSEVSVGYCTLYGDMVGGIGVIGDVPKTTVYKLSRHINRMREIIPESTITKPPSAELRPDQKDTDSLPEYDVLDPILRAYIEEGKGRDEIIAAGHDRALVQKIIRLVDHNEYKRRQAALVLKVSNKAFGTGRRMPIACRIQPFEPAVKHHK